A genome region from Anolis carolinensis isolate JA03-04 chromosome 6, rAnoCar3.1.pri, whole genome shotgun sequence includes the following:
- the LOC107982248 gene encoding keratin, type I cytoskeletal 19, which yields MASSRTAYLKTSGSFQSSAPSLTSSIYKSPSIKKYRTPSVHGGAGGYGTRISTSTNYGGFGSTGYGSFGSGYQLGTSTNDLLLANNEKLTMQNLNDRLATYLEKVRSLEIANTHLEKHIREWYEKSSPVARQDYTNYLKTIEDLQNKIIGARLDNTQIILQIDNTKLAADDFRIKYETELNLRQNVENDTAGLMRLIDDLTLVKSDLEHQVEGLKEELAYLKKNHEEETERLRKQLGGTVSVEVDAAPGIDLGQMMDNMRQQYEVIAEKNRQEAKDWFDKQVDEWNVEVTTTTQQLETHKGEVTERRRTLQNLEIELQTQLNLKADRENELAGVEARYGALLAQIQATIANLEAQMMQLRNDMERQNQEYNSLLDIKVKLEAEIATYRRLLEGEDTRYIEEEAEREKNKILRIKTVVEEMVDGKVVSSKVDEREQKM from the exons ATGGCTTCCTCCAGAACTGCCTACTTAAAAACCTCAGGTTCTTTCCAATCTTCTGCTCCAAGCTTAACCAGTTCAATCTACAAGTCACCATCCATTAAAAAATACCGGACACCCAGCGTTCATGGAGGAGCTGGGGGCTATGGTACCCGTATTTCCACGAGTACCAACTACGGTGGCTTTGGCAGTACTGGTTATGGCAGCTTTGGCAGTGGTTATCAACTCGGCACTTCCACCAATGACCTCCTGCTTGCCAACAATGAGAAACTTACTATGCAAAATTTGAACGATCGTCTGGCTACCTATCTGGAAAAAGTACGCTCCTTAGAAATTGCAAATACTCATCTTGAGAAACACATCCGCGAATGGTATGAGAAAAGTTCCCCAGTTGCTCGACAAGACTATACCAACTATTTGAAAACAATTGAAGACCTCCAAAACAAG ATTATTGGCGCACGACTAGACAACACCCAGATCATCCTGCAGATTGACAATACCAAGCTGGCTGCTGATGATTTTCGTATCAA ATATGAAACTGAACTGAACCTCAGACAAAATGTGGAAAATGACACAGCAGGGCTGATGAGACTAATTGATGATTTGACTCTTGTCAAGTCTGATTTGGAGCATCAGGTTGAAGGGCTGAAGGAAGAACTGGCTTACCTCAAGAAAAACCATGAGGAG GAAACAGAAAGATTGCGGAAGCAGCTGGGCGGAACTGTGTCTGTAGAGGTGGATGCTGCTCCAGGCATTGATCTGGGCCAGATGATGGATAACATGCGCCAGCAGTATGAAGTCATTGCTGAAAAGAACCGCCAAGAGGCCAAGGACTGGTTTGATAAACAG GTTGATGAATGGAATGTGGAAGTGACTACTACTACCCAACAACTTGAGACCCATAAAGGTGAAGTCACAGAGAGGAGACGCACTCTTCAGAACCTTGAGATTGAACTCCAAACCCAACTTAATTTG AAAGCTGATCGGGAGAATGAGTTGGCAGGAGTTGAAGCCCGTTACGGTGCCCTCTTGGCCCAGATCCAGGCCACCATTGCCAATTTGGAGGCACAGATGATGCAGTTGCGAAATGACATGGAGCGGCAGAATCAAGAGTACAACAGCCTCCTGGATATTAAGGTCAAGCTAGAGGCAGAAATTGCCACTTATCGGCGTCTGCTGGAAGGGGAAGACACCAG ATATATTGAAGAAGAAGCCGAAAGAG AAAAGAATAAAATTCTGAGGATCAAGACTGTTGTGGAAGAAATGGTAGATGGGAAAGTGGTGTCATCCAAGGTTGATGAGAGGGAACAGAAGATGTAG